Proteins encoded in a region of the Diadema setosum chromosome 7, eeDiaSeto1, whole genome shotgun sequence genome:
- the LOC140230584 gene encoding large ribosomal subunit protein mL65-like — translation MALSMSVTSAASCTFRVGKFCVISLRSHANKLYFSTKNITIQSDEPQYPPIPPPKDSKAELLRRAAAPVRDAETPAEMIYALNKRYTWNYKIHPYCLHNGFIDFFKHITKTEVVDELPDRIKTRLESEDVKKHSEYLSEHVRNVVLNDWASTYRHKQDDVHREKDIGKQMCKTLMDSMVAYLAQLNPHLQDADVDFDVEMRSFWPRGSHKFHQFLGQPLVNIRTREPLAEFASLSDDVCRGSVPDWPYDPNVISVFPKSENAVCFPGFKHGGGYLHAHTQLYVMDYKRSKMEERRLLPEVLMGQGISTSFGWLNALALYQKHCCYLDIPRPMTCQTIVTNGPSFSFYCYQLNTLALDHLQEEDNDLRNVCWQVVDLPLFSSVEDNQVHDFNEEVVKLMVAFLTNPTSSP, via the exons atggcgttATCCATGAGCGTTACGTCTGCTGCCTCGTGCACTTTTAGAGTTGGCAAATTTTGCGTAATCTCTCTCCGAAGCCATgcgaataagttgtatttttctACGAAGAATATCACAATTCAATCAGATGAGCCACAATACCCGCCAATTCCTCCCCCAAAGGACAGCAAGGCGGAGCTGTTACGAAGGGCAGCTGCTCCCGTCAGAGACGCCGAGACTCCGGCGGAGATGATCTACGCGCTGAACAAGCGATACACGTGGAATTACAAGATCCACCCCTACTGCTTACACAATggtttcattgactttttcaaGCATATCACAAAGACCGAAGTGGTGGATGAGCTACCGGATCGGATAAAAACTCGATTGGAGAGTGAAGATGTGAAGAAACACTCGGAATATCTAAGTGAGCATGTTCGCAATGTTGTTTTAAATGACTGGGCAAGTACGTATCGACACAAACAGGATGATGTTCACCGAGAAAAGGACATTGGGAAACAGATGTGCAAGACTTTGATGGACAGCATGGTGGCGTACCTGGCCCAATTGAACCCTCACCTTCAGGATGCAGACGTGGATTTTGATGTAGAGATGAGGTCATTCTGGCCAAGAGGGTCGCACAAATTCCATCAGTTTCTTGGGCAGCCTCTTGTTAACATCAGAACACGGGAACCACTCGCAGAG TTTGCTAGCTTGAGTGATGATGTGTGTCGTGGATCTGTACCAGACTGGCCGTATGATCCCAATGTCATCAGTGTATTCCCGAAATCTGAGAATGCTGTGTGTTTTCCAG GCTTCAAGCATGGTGGAGGATATTTGCATGCCCACACCCAGTTGTATGTGATGGACTACAAGCGGAGTAAGATGGAAGAGAGACGTCTGCTGCCAGAAGTCCTCATGGGCCAAGGGATCAGCACTTCCTTTGGATGGCTGAATGCTCTAGCTCTCTACCAAA AACATTGCTGCTACTTGGATATCCCACGACCTATGACCTGTCAGACGATTGTCACAAACGGcccctccttctccttctaCTGCTACCAACTGAACACCTTAGCACTGGACCACCTACAGGAGGAGGACAACGACCTCCGCAATGTGTGCTGGCAGGTCGTTGACCTGCCACTCTTTTCCTCTGTCGAGGACAACCAAGTCCATGACTTCAATGAGGAAGTGGTCAAGTTGATGGTAGCTTTTCTCACAAACCCAACCTCTTCCCCATGA